Within the [Enterobacter] lignolyticus SCF1 genome, the region GGAGCCGGAAGAAGCCGCTATTGACTACCAGATCTAAAACAGCCTCGACGCGCTATTCTGTGCGCTGTGTAACGCATAGCGCCGTTCCCCATGCTATTTTTCCTCTGAACGGTATAACGGAGGGGCATGATGAGTAAACGGATAGTGATCTGTTGCGATGGCACCGGCAACGAGCTGAATACCACGATGTCGAACGTGCTTAAGTTTTACCGGATCCTCGAGAAAACCCCGGAACAGCGGGTGCTTTATACCCCGGGTATCGGGACGCTGAACCAGGACAACGCCTGGCAGCGGCTACGGCAAAAGGTGCGTTCGGTGTTTGGTGTGGCTACCGGCTACGGTCTTGATGACGACGTACTGGAAGCGTACGATTTTCTCTGCCAGCACTGGGAGCGGGGCGATCGTATCTACCTGCTGGGGTTTAGCCGCGGTGCCTACACCGTACGCGTCGTGGCCGCGCTGGTGGAAACCATCGGAATTTTACCGCCCGATCAGCGAAATCTCGCGGGTTACGGGCTGACGGCCTACAAAAAAGCCAGCGGCGACAAACCCGAGCCCCTGGCCAGCGCTGAACTCCAGACCGCCTGGCTGTTTGGCAACGTCGCAGGCGGGCGTCCCGCGCGAATTGAATTTATCGGCGTCTGGGATACCGTAGCGTCAATTATCGTACCGCGCGGCGACCGGCTGATCCCAAGCCTGCAAACGTTGCGTTTTACCCGTACTAATGCGGCGGTAAAAACCTTCCGCCAGGCGATATCCATCGACGAGCGCCGTCGTATGTTCCGGTTAAACCGCTGGACGTCGCCGCAGTCGTATCGCCCCGACCCCTATGATAAATCCAGCGAAACGCCGCAAG harbors:
- a CDS encoding DUF2235 domain-containing protein produces the protein MSKRIVICCDGTGNELNTTMSNVLKFYRILEKTPEQRVLYTPGIGTLNQDNAWQRLRQKVRSVFGVATGYGLDDDVLEAYDFLCQHWERGDRIYLLGFSRGAYTVRVVAALVETIGILPPDQRNLAGYGLTAYKKASGDKPEPLASAELQTAWLFGNVAGGRPARIEFIGVWDTVASIIVPRGDRLIPSLQTLRFTRTNAAVKTFRQAISIDERRRMFRLNRWTSPQSYRPDPYDKSSETPQDILQVWFAGVHADVGGGYPESASGLAKYPLGWMLDEAQAAGLTFHDSLRRSIADGGTSPHGKETFVAPNPGAELHRSLTGGWWILEWLPKRVRWREWPARRALWGWYLPMGEPRRLPDDALIHFSVRERMAQVTDYRPVNLPTAPRFTDDR